From a region of the Fischerella sp. JS2 genome:
- a CDS encoding LuxR C-terminal-related transcriptional regulator produces the protein MNTAILELNILVANYPVEYILAMSGSFQALIQKIAIAPDELQLRLDYMDAVGELFACQHWGIYLHDSLEKCATVDIKGLPDSFIDYYEAVGMAIDPVMDYVIEHHVPAHEQVIFTETAWKQSQLYQSGCGRMYNHEHIMTGPIVGQGKLIGTVHFARTNGTSAFNSQDLMCLSALCAHISAKLAFLRAKQQLNQIACLTHRELQIASLVAKGLTNAEIATELWISQNTVKQTLKRIFRKLNVSTRAEMVAQCQMPQV, from the coding sequence ATGAATACAGCTATCCTAGAGTTAAATATATTGGTTGCCAATTACCCAGTTGAGTACATTCTTGCTATGTCTGGTAGCTTTCAGGCACTGATTCAAAAAATAGCGATCGCTCCTGATGAATTGCAACTGCGCCTAGATTATATGGATGCAGTAGGGGAATTGTTTGCTTGCCAACACTGGGGTATTTATTTGCATGACAGTCTGGAAAAATGTGCCACGGTTGATATCAAAGGACTACCAGACAGCTTTATCGATTACTACGAAGCTGTTGGTATGGCCATTGATCCAGTCATGGATTATGTTATCGAACATCATGTTCCCGCCCATGAGCAAGTCATTTTTACAGAAACAGCTTGGAAGCAGAGTCAACTGTATCAAAGTGGTTGTGGTAGGATGTACAACCACGAACACATTATGACTGGACCTATTGTTGGGCAAGGAAAACTAATTGGTACAGTTCACTTTGCCCGCACCAATGGGACATCTGCCTTTAATTCTCAAGATTTAATGTGTTTAAGTGCGCTTTGCGCTCATATTTCTGCAAAACTAGCTTTCTTGCGAGCAAAACAACAGCTAAATCAAATAGCTTGTTTAACTCATCGAGAATTACAAATTGCTTCTTTGGTTGCCAAAGGTTTAACTAATGCAGAAATTGCTACCGAACTTTGGATTAGTCAAAATACAGTCAAGCAAACTTTAAAGCGAATATTTCGTAAGCTGAATGTATCCACACGAGCAGAGATGGTAGCACAATGCCAAATGCCTCAAGTTTAA
- a CDS encoding CopG family transcriptional regulator, with the protein MNKKWAVKRITVNLASNEANKLEKYCDQTGRAATDVIRELIRALPMTRPDQH; encoded by the coding sequence ATGAACAAAAAATGGGCAGTTAAGCGAATCACAGTAAATTTGGCATCAAACGAAGCCAATAAGCTGGAAAAATATTGTGATCAGACAGGTAGAGCAGCGACGGATGTGATTAGGGAACTTATTCGAGCGCTACCAATGACTAGGCCTGATCAGCATTAG
- a CDS encoding CopG family transcriptional regulator, with amino-acid sequence MNETAAHMFPAFATFSENLSVQQLILELAPDEAKKLEKYCELTGKAATDVIRELIQGLPIT; translated from the coding sequence ATGAATGAAACCGCCGCACATATGTTTCCAGCTTTTGCAACTTTCAGTGAAAATTTATCAGTCCAACAACTTATTCTAGAATTGGCGCCAGATGAAGCCAAAAAGCTGGAAAAATATTGTGAGTTAACAGGAAAAGCAGCTACAGATGTAATCCGGGAACTGATCCAAGGTTTACCCATAACTTAA
- a CDS encoding NB-ARC domain-containing protein, with the protein MALQNWRRKRGVALTTRGLQKLQQAKRTSEAQENFGNSYTLEELSTRTGLYPSTISKVLNREGGVDKKTLEKLFLVFNIKLDKSDYLSSNTRLDWGDATHTSVFYGRRQEIATLEQWILDERCRLVAILGMGGIGKTTLAVKLAQQIQEEFEYVIWRSLREAPPIKSVLANLIQFLSDEQETESNLPENLSERISRLLYYLQNNRCLVVLDNIEPILRSGSRAGQYREGYESYGELLRLLGEATHQSCLVLTSRENPKEVALLKGQELPVRSLQLRGLKVDDAQEILKVKGLSATESEWQVMIERYAGNPLALKIVATTIEDVFDGNVTEFLRENTAVFGDIRSVLDQQFERLSHVEKDIMYWLAINREPIALWELREDMVSPVPSQKLLEALESLLRRSLVEQSAATFTLQPVVMEYVTQVLIEQVCEEIATEKIELFRCHALMKATAKDYVREAQIRLILQPVIDGLLSVFRSKKGIEKQLTKILARLREESPQEPGYTAGNIVNLLKSLGIDFTGYDFSYLSVWQADLRKVNLHHVNFQNADLAKSAFSETFGGIMSVAFSPDGKLLAAGDSNGEIHLWRVADGQQLLILRGHANWVVSLAFSPDSRTLASGSSDCTVKLWDVGTGQCFHSLREHGNEVWSVAFSPEGGKLVTGCDDQIIRLWSVRTGECLKIFQGHTNWVLSVAFSLDAQTLVSGSDDNTIRLWDVNSGECLKIFQGHSDGIRSISLSPDGQMLASSSDDQTIRLWNLSTGECQRTFWGHSNQIFSVAFSPQGDFLASGSHDQTVRLWDVSSGECQRIFQGHSNIVFSVAFSLEGDVLASGSRDQTVKLWHIPTSQCFKTFQGHSNQILSVTFNPDGKTLASSGHDQKVRLWDTHTGQTLKTFYGHTNWVYSVAFNSQGNILGSGSGDKTVKLWDVSTGQCLRTCQGHSAAVWSVSFSPDGQTLVSGSEDQTVKLWNVSTGEALRTLQGHNAAVWSVAFSPQGTVLASGSLDQTVRLWDAKTGKCLRTLEGHTSWAWAVAFSPDGELLASTSTDRTLRLWSACTGECFKVLQVDTGWLLSVAFSSDKRMLATSSQDHTIKLWNINTGECFKTLAGHSAWVWSVAFCPDNQTLVSGSEDETIRLWNVRTGECLKILKAEKPYERLNLTGVTGITEATRATLKALGAVD; encoded by the coding sequence ATGGCTTTACAGAATTGGAGACGCAAGCGCGGAGTTGCACTGACTACTAGAGGTTTACAAAAACTTCAGCAGGCAAAACGTACATCAGAAGCACAGGAAAATTTTGGAAACAGTTATACACTCGAAGAACTGAGTACACGTACTGGGTTATATCCTAGTACAATCTCCAAAGTACTCAATCGCGAAGGAGGAGTTGATAAAAAAACTCTCGAAAAGCTGTTTTTAGTTTTTAACATAAAATTAGATAAAAGTGACTATTTAAGCTCAAATACTCGCCTAGATTGGGGTGATGCAACCCATACATCTGTTTTTTATGGACGTAGACAAGAGATTGCCACTTTAGAGCAATGGATACTCGATGAGCGGTGTCGATTAGTGGCAATATTAGGAATGGGTGGTATTGGTAAAACGACTCTGGCTGTCAAGCTAGCTCAACAGATTCAGGAAGAATTTGAATATGTGATTTGGCGATCGCTCAGAGAAGCTCCACCCATAAAATCCGTCCTCGCAAATCTCATCCAATTTCTCTCTGATGAGCAGGAAACAGAAAGCAATTTACCAGAAAATTTAAGCGAGAGAATATCGCGTCTACTCTATTATTTGCAAAATAATCGCTGTCTGGTTGTACTTGACAATATAGAGCCTATCTTACGTAGCGGTAGTCGAGCTGGACAATACCGAGAAGGATATGAAAGTTACGGTGAGCTTTTGAGATTGTTAGGAGAAGCAACTCACCAAAGTTGTTTGGTCTTAACCAGTCGGGAAAATCCTAAAGAGGTAGCATTACTCAAAGGACAAGAATTACCCGTTCGCTCCTTACAATTAAGGGGTTTGAAAGTTGACGATGCACAGGAAATCTTGAAAGTTAAGGGCCTATCTGCAACAGAGTCAGAATGGCAAGTAATGATTGAACGCTATGCAGGCAATCCATTAGCTTTGAAGATAGTTGCTACGACTATAGAAGATGTCTTTGATGGTAATGTCACAGAATTTTTGCGAGAAAATACTGCTGTTTTTGGAGATATTCGTAGTGTTTTAGACCAGCAATTTGAGCGCTTATCGCATGTAGAAAAAGACATAATGTATTGGCTAGCAATAAATCGTGAACCAATCGCGCTCTGGGAATTGCGAGAAGATATGGTATCGCCAGTACCATCGCAAAAATTATTGGAAGCTCTTGAGTCTTTGCTGAGGCGATCGCTAGTTGAGCAAAGTGCAGCAACTTTTACTCTCCAACCTGTAGTCATGGAATATGTGACTCAGGTATTGATAGAGCAGGTCTGTGAAGAGATTGCTACTGAGAAAATCGAACTTTTTAGATGTCATGCTCTAATGAAGGCAACCGCAAAGGACTATGTGAGGGAGGCTCAAATTCGCCTCATCCTCCAACCAGTCATAGATGGGCTACTGAGTGTCTTTAGAAGCAAAAAGGGCATTGAAAAACAATTAACTAAAATCCTAGCAAGGCTGCGGGAGGAATCTCCGCAAGAACCAGGATATACAGCTGGAAATATTGTTAATCTACTCAAATCTTTGGGAATCGATTTCACTGGCTATGATTTTTCTTACCTAAGTGTTTGGCAAGCAGATCTACGCAAGGTAAATTTACATCATGTAAACTTCCAAAACGCTGATCTAGCAAAATCTGCTTTTTCCGAAACTTTTGGTGGAATTATGTCTGTTGCCTTTAGCCCTGATGGCAAACTCCTAGCCGCAGGCGATAGCAATGGTGAGATTCACCTATGGCGAGTTGCTGATGGTCAACAACTTCTCATCCTCCGAGGACATGCCAACTGGGTTGTTTCCCTTGCCTTCAGCCCTGACAGTAGGACTCTTGCCAGTGGGAGTAGTGACTGTACTGTCAAGCTATGGGATGTCGGTACTGGTCAATGCTTTCACAGTTTGCGGGAGCATGGTAATGAGGTTTGGTCAGTTGCCTTTAGCCCAGAGGGTGGCAAGTTAGTCACCGGCTGTGATGACCAAATCATAAGACTATGGTCTGTTAGGACTGGTGAATGCCTGAAAATTTTTCAGGGACATACAAATTGGGTACTCTCAGTTGCCTTTAGTCTGGATGCTCAGACACTGGTGAGTGGCAGTGACGATAACACAATCAGGTTATGGGATGTTAACAGCGGTGAGTGCCTAAAAATTTTCCAGGGACATAGTGATGGGATACGGTCAATCAGTCTCAGTCCTGACGGTCAAATGCTAGCTAGTAGTAGTGATGACCAGACAATCAGGTTATGGAACCTCAGTACTGGTGAATGCCAAAGAACTTTCTGGGGACATTCCAATCAAATATTTTCAGTTGCCTTCAGTCCCCAAGGTGATTTTCTGGCTAGTGGCAGTCATGACCAGACAGTGAGATTGTGGGATGTCAGTAGTGGTGAATGCCAAAGAATTTTTCAAGGACACTCCAATATAGTATTTTCAGTTGCCTTTAGCCTAGAGGGTGATGTTTTAGCTAGTGGTAGTCGCGATCAGACTGTGAAGTTGTGGCATATTCCCACTAGTCAATGTTTCAAAACTTTCCAAGGACATAGCAATCAAATACTCTCAGTCACCTTCAATCCAGATGGTAAGACGCTGGCAAGTAGTGGTCACGATCAAAAGGTGAGATTGTGGGATACCCACACTGGTCAAACCTTAAAGACTTTCTACGGACACACCAATTGGGTATACTCAGTTGCTTTCAACTCACAAGGCAACATCTTGGGCAGTGGTAGTGGAGATAAAACGGTGAAGTTGTGGGATGTTAGCACTGGTCAATGCCTAAGAACTTGCCAGGGACATAGTGCTGCGGTTTGGTCAGTTTCTTTTAGCCCTGACGGTCAGACACTGGTGAGTGGCAGTGAAGATCAAACAGTTAAGTTATGGAATGTCAGCACAGGTGAAGCTTTGAGGACTCTCCAAGGGCATAATGCTGCGGTTTGGTCAGTTGCGTTCAGTCCTCAAGGGACTGTACTAGCCAGTGGCTCTTTGGATCAGACAGTCAGATTGTGGGATGCTAAAACTGGTAAATGCCTCAGAACCTTGGAGGGACATACGAGTTGGGCTTGGGCAGTTGCTTTTAGTCCAGATGGTGAACTTTTGGCGAGTACCAGTACAGATCGAACCTTAAGATTATGGAGTGCCTGTACAGGTGAATGCTTTAAAGTTTTGCAGGTGGATACGGGTTGGCTACTATCAGTTGCCTTTAGTTCGGACAAACGAATGCTAGCAACTAGCAGTCAAGATCACACAATCAAGTTGTGGAATATTAACACTGGTGAATGTTTTAAAACTTTGGCTGGACACTCGGCTTGGGTTTGGTCAGTCGCCTTTTGTCCGGACAATCAAACCTTAGTTAGTGGTAGTGAAGATGAGACTATTAGACTTTGGAATGTTAGAACTGGCGAATGTTTAAAGATTTTGAAAGCCGAAAAACCCTATGAGCGTTTAAATCTCACAGGGGTTACTGGTATAACAGAAGCAACCAGAGCAACATTGAAAGCTTTGGGGGCAGTTGATTAA
- a CDS encoding thioesterase II family protein: MLNTSSLDSWLICPKSNPDAQVRLFCFPYAGGSANIFRRWSNYLPAIIEVWAIELPGRGMQIKLPPFTKLDPLVTELANVLKPKLDKPFVFFGHSMGGLVSFELALLLRKQYGLNPSHLFVSAHRAPQLVNPKPPIHNLPEAEFMAELRRLNGTPQALLENEELMQLFLPILRADFAVLETYIYTQQAPLYCPITAFGGLEDQEVSYDEIQAWQEQTSASFALHMLPGDHFFLHLFYSSMLEIISQQIIV; the protein is encoded by the coding sequence ATGCTAAATACTTCAAGTTTAGATTCTTGGTTAATTTGCCCTAAATCTAATCCAGATGCCCAAGTCCGGTTATTTTGTTTTCCCTACGCTGGTGGTAGTGCTAATATATTTCGTCGCTGGTCAAATTATCTGCCTGCCATCATAGAAGTCTGGGCGATTGAGCTTCCTGGTAGAGGAATGCAAATAAAATTACCTCCATTCACTAAATTAGATCCTCTAGTTACAGAATTAGCTAATGTTCTTAAACCAAAGTTAGACAAACCATTTGTCTTTTTTGGTCACAGTATGGGTGGACTTGTGAGTTTTGAACTTGCTCTTCTACTCCGCAAACAATATGGTCTAAACCCCAGTCATTTGTTTGTATCAGCTCACCGCGCACCCCAACTTGTGAATCCAAAACCACCGATTCATAACTTACCAGAAGCAGAGTTTATGGCAGAATTGCGGCGTCTGAATGGTACTCCGCAAGCTTTACTTGAAAATGAAGAACTAATGCAATTATTCCTTCCGATCTTACGTGCAGATTTTGCAGTACTAGAAACTTATATTTACACTCAACAAGCACCATTATATTGTCCTATTACTGCTTTTGGTGGTTTGGAAGATCAAGAAGTTAGCTATGATGAAATTCAAGCATGGCAGGAGCAAACAAGCGCTTCTTTTGCGTTACATATGCTCCCTGGGGATCACTTTTTTTTACATTTATTTTATTCATCTATGCTAGAGATTATATCTCAGCAAATAATTGTTTAA
- a CDS encoding right-handed parallel beta-helix repeat-containing protein: MAIIKVTNTADSGKGSLRAALDSVQAGDTIQFDSSLANKTITLTSGELAITKDITIDGAGAENLTISGNNATRVFSVSSYVNATVKNLTLTNGMVTGKDGRGGAIAAWDYSNLQVENCNFNNNSAWQNGAIYVGYGSKATVLGSNFDSNDGTLGDSGFSGGAIGTYGSGVLVVKDCEFTNNKGVNGGAIYNLLGEATVENSVFLNNSAIGDVGGGGFFCDGGNSTGPGSTVGGTIAIRGCQFENNYTKGEGAGIFSWGYGPDKMIIENSSIVGNTADFNDNGIGRGGGLRIHGDLTMNNVTVANNKAAKQGGGLWLDGSMPANITNSTFSGNKATEDAGGAMFLGTDESVPINIVNSTIVNNEAGRANGAFWFYSPKQPVTLTNSIVAYNTASDFSQKQVGYQLKDGGGNIEYPGPEMGNKVVAGSQVVDPLLGPLENIGGFLIHPLLPGSPAINTGVTVSGVPTTDQLGSERDSKPDIGAFEVVVTPSPQSTPEDTLVMGVTYSAPDQQNSNTQNNTTNNVESSDVLNGSNNNHQLVGYKAKDVLTGNYSHNQPTPVTDSNELLNQFMPAKGNTTQNFDSPKNGVDLRTILSQSKLSGSNLFQEYIKSEPKGSGTSLSVNPEGYFNLNQFQDLFTLDDVTVSSQTDKNSLGK, from the coding sequence ATGGCAATCATTAAAGTTACCAACACCGCAGACAGTGGAAAAGGTTCTTTACGAGCAGCGCTCGACTCTGTCCAAGCAGGAGACACAATCCAGTTTGATTCTAGCCTTGCCAACAAGACTATCACTCTTACTAGTGGAGAACTTGCCATTACCAAAGACATCACTATCGATGGTGCAGGGGCAGAAAATTTAACGATTAGCGGCAATAATGCTACACGAGTATTTTCTGTAAGCAGTTATGTCAATGCTACAGTTAAGAATCTGACGCTCACCAACGGTATGGTGACTGGAAAAGATGGAAGAGGTGGTGCGATCGCAGCTTGGGACTACAGCAACCTTCAGGTAGAAAATTGTAACTTTAACAACAATAGTGCTTGGCAAAACGGAGCCATCTATGTTGGTTACGGTAGTAAAGCAACGGTACTAGGCAGCAATTTTGACAGCAACGATGGCACTCTAGGAGATTCTGGATTTAGCGGTGGAGCGATCGGTACTTATGGTTCCGGTGTGCTTGTTGTTAAAGACTGCGAATTCACCAACAACAAAGGTGTTAATGGTGGAGCAATCTACAACCTGTTAGGTGAAGCAACCGTAGAAAACTCAGTTTTTCTTAACAATAGTGCAATAGGTGACGTTGGTGGTGGTGGATTCTTCTGCGATGGAGGAAACTCAACAGGTCCCGGTTCTACTGTCGGAGGCACAATAGCAATCCGTGGTTGTCAGTTTGAAAACAATTACACCAAAGGAGAGGGTGCTGGAATTTTTTCCTGGGGTTACGGTCCAGACAAAATGATTATCGAAAACAGCAGCATTGTTGGTAACACAGCAGATTTTAATGATAACGGCATAGGTCGTGGAGGTGGACTGCGAATTCACGGCGACCTCACAATGAATAACGTCACCGTTGCCAACAATAAAGCTGCAAAGCAGGGTGGAGGTTTATGGCTAGATGGTTCTATGCCAGCCAACATTACCAACTCTACCTTTTCTGGAAATAAAGCAACAGAAGATGCAGGCGGAGCAATGTTCCTTGGCACTGACGAATCCGTCCCCATTAACATCGTAAATTCCACCATCGTCAATAACGAAGCCGGACGGGCAAATGGGGCATTTTGGTTTTACAGTCCGAAACAGCCAGTCACCCTCACCAACTCGATTGTTGCCTACAACACCGCTAGCGACTTTTCACAAAAACAGGTTGGATATCAACTAAAAGATGGCGGCGGCAATATAGAATATCCAGGGCCAGAGATGGGTAATAAAGTTGTTGCAGGTAGCCAAGTTGTTGATCCTCTTCTTGGACCCCTAGAAAATATTGGAGGGTTTCTCATACACCCCCTTTTACCAGGCAGTCCTGCCATTAACACAGGTGTCACAGTTAGTGGTGTACCCACCACTGACCAACTAGGGAGCGAACGAGATAGTAAACCTGATATTGGGGCATTTGAAGTGGTTGTTACTCCATCTCCCCAGTCCACTCCAGAAGATACTTTAGTGATGGGTGTCACATACTCGGCGCCGGATCAGCAAAATAGCAATACCCAAAACAACACCACCAACAATGTTGAAAGTAGCGATGTATTAAACGGAAGCAATAACAATCATCAGTTAGTTGGTTATAAAGCTAAGGATGTCTTGACTGGTAATTACAGTCACAATCAACCAACACCTGTAACAGACAGCAATGAATTGCTCAACCAATTCATGCCAGCAAAGGGAAATACAACTCAAAATTTTGATTCCCCAAAAAACGGGGTAGACCTCAGAACAATTTTGAGTCAATCCAAACTTTCAGGTTCTAATCTTTTCCAGGAATACATAAAGTCAGAGCCAAAAGGATCAGGAACATCTTTGAGCGTTAACCCGGAAGGTTACTTCAACCTTAATCAGTTTCAGGATCTTTTCACGCTTGACGATGTTACAGTTAGTAGTCAAACCGACAAAAATTCCCTTGGTAAATAA
- a CDS encoding pentapeptide repeat-containing protein: MSGRKTDAFKSWLIAITILFSLSPYVIFFAASQVEGLSNEQKIVSRNQALNTTATLFVGLAVIINAYYAAKRTKALQKSAIAAEKSNEIGIQNLQLAQERLITERLTAAITQLGHEHVATRIGAIYALEKIAQESPKQYWTIMEILSAFVRENSGIKPEQENSVEELGKITKVSTDLQTALTVIGRRNWEQDQENQQLDLRNTDIRRVDLSNANLQRLDLRGANLTKANLQKANLFAANLEGAKLCSTTLYEANLQSCNLQEANLYGANLNRANLSGANLRSANLSGASLRAANFCEANLYKANLQSCNLKVANLSKAKLFLANLQGAKLGKANLQETGLIGANLKQANLNGANLQQANLNAAKLEHTEMFFANLAEASLREANLYGANMMGTNLQKAMFHEANLCGANLMGVDLFGTNLCDVKLSGAILTGVKNLQSHQIRFALGDRTTVLPDYLDIPTHWMRSEHSQKSVAEAET, encoded by the coding sequence ATGTCTGGCAGGAAGACAGACGCATTCAAAAGTTGGCTGATAGCGATCACAATCTTATTTAGCCTATCACCATATGTGATATTCTTTGCAGCTTCACAAGTTGAGGGATTATCAAATGAACAAAAAATAGTTAGCAGAAATCAAGCACTAAACACAACAGCGACTTTATTTGTAGGGTTAGCAGTGATAATTAATGCTTATTATGCAGCCAAGCGTACCAAAGCATTACAAAAAAGTGCGATCGCAGCTGAAAAAAGTAATGAAATAGGCATTCAAAATCTACAACTAGCCCAAGAACGATTAATTACAGAGCGCTTGACAGCAGCAATTACCCAGTTGGGGCATGAACACGTAGCAACGCGGATAGGGGCAATTTATGCCCTAGAAAAAATTGCCCAGGAATCACCAAAACAGTACTGGACAATTATGGAAATCCTAAGTGCATTTGTGCGAGAAAACAGTGGTATTAAGCCAGAACAAGAAAATTCAGTGGAAGAACTAGGCAAAATTACCAAAGTGTCCACAGATTTACAAACAGCCCTCACTGTAATTGGTAGACGCAACTGGGAACAAGACCAGGAAAATCAGCAACTCGACTTAAGGAATACTGATATTAGACGAGTAGACCTATCGAATGCCAACTTGCAACGCCTAGATTTGCGAGGAGCAAACCTGACAAAAGCCAACCTCCAGAAAGCTAACTTATTTGCAGCAAATCTCGAAGGTGCAAAGCTTTGTAGTACGACTTTGTATGAAGCCAATTTGCAATCATGCAATCTCCAAGAAGCTAATCTCTATGGGGCAAACTTAAATCGAGCCAACTTGAGTGGAGCTAACTTGCGATCTGCAAACTTGTCTGGAGCAAGCCTGCGTGCAGCTAACTTCTGCGAAGCTAATCTGTATAAAGCTAATTTGCAATCTTGCAACCTCAAAGTTGCAAACCTCTCTAAAGCCAAGTTATTTCTTGCTAACTTACAGGGTGCAAAGCTCGGTAAAGCTAACTTGCAGGAAACAGGATTAATTGGCGCTAATCTCAAACAGGCTAATCTCAATGGAGCAAATTTGCAACAAGCAAATTTGAATGCAGCCAAACTAGAACACACAGAGATGTTTTTTGCCAACTTGGCTGAAGCTAGTCTGAGAGAAGCCAACCTCTATGGAGCTAATATGATGGGAACCAACCTGCAAAAAGCTATGTTCCATGAAGCTAATCTCTGCGGTGCGAATCTGATGGGAGTAGACTTATTTGGCACAAATTTGTGTGATGTGAAATTGTCGGGAGCAATTCTGACAGGAGTTAAAAACTTACAATCACATCAAATAAGGTTTGCATTGGGCGATCGCACAACTGTTTTACCAGATTATTTAGATATTCCTACACATTGGATGCGCTCAGAACACTCACAAAAATCTGTAGCAGAAGCTGAAACTTGA